In Indicator indicator isolate 239-I01 chromosome 16, UM_Iind_1.1, whole genome shotgun sequence, one genomic interval encodes:
- the C16H15orf61 gene encoding uncharacterized protein C15orf61 homolog — MWALKRVHEAVVGLLLWRGTAESRPAASEVLSQHLRQRRLPHWTSYCVKYSAVHNDQFGLSHFNWRVNGANYHILRTGCFPFIKYHCSRAAPQDLALQNAAFTALKVLNAGIPTLLYGIGSWFFVSVTETVHTSHGPVTIYFLNKEDEGAMY, encoded by the exons ATGTGGGCGCTCAAGCGGGTGCACGAAGCGGttgtggggctgctgctgtggcgGGGAACGGCGGAGTCCCGTCCCGCCGCCTCGGAGGTGCTGAGCCAGCACCTGCGGCAGCGCCGTTTGCCCCACTGGACCTCGTACTGCGTGAAGTACAGCGCTGTCCACAACGACCAGTTCGGCCTCTCCCACTTCAACTGGCGGGTGAACGGCGCCAACTACCACATCCTGCGCACCGGCTGCTTCCCCTTCATCAAGTACCACTGCTCCCGCGCCGCCCCGCAGGACCTGGCGCTGCAGAACGCCGCCTTCACCGCCCTCAAGGTTCTCAACGCTG GCATCCCAACTTTGCTATATGGAATTGGCTCCTGGTTCTTTGTCAGTGTCACAGAGACTGTTCACACAAGCCATGGCCCAGTTactatttattttctaaataaagAAGATGAAGGTGCCATGTACTGA